The Geothrix sp. genome window below encodes:
- a CDS encoding histidine kinase, with product MTIGSPSPPLPPPSHSVDSPAGFFDQGDPKTLASYGYQGSYFPLAKNWRTIAVCYVLWALFLAYGLWTSDRSGSKWMWASVLSIPITHIGAFALISPLPWILPRRLRSPWSHIVGFVLSVVTCELVSALLPVIDAWFFSHETAQFNLRKIVDLYISFVGPAMMIVGGLIAARARSEDLRRASESEAQIAKNRLLQGQVHPHVLFNALNGLAELIYKDQRAAERAVRHLSDLLRRILVATEHARLPLGEERKIVADYLALESIRLGTRLRVVWEWDESLDAVELPPLLLQPLVENAIKHGIAPSVPGGDLILRAQSRDGAISLEVWNSGMPYQNRGAVSGIGIKNLRARLALNLGQGATLSIGPSGQGTLACIRIEATQVEFIHETAESPSR from the coding sequence GTGACCATCGGCAGCCCGTCACCACCATTACCTCCACCTTCACACTCGGTTGATAGCCCTGCCGGATTTTTCGATCAAGGGGATCCCAAGACTCTGGCTTCATACGGTTATCAGGGCTCCTACTTCCCTCTGGCCAAGAACTGGCGGACCATCGCGGTTTGCTATGTTCTCTGGGCCCTTTTCCTCGCATATGGCCTCTGGACCTCGGATCGATCCGGTTCCAAGTGGATGTGGGCCAGCGTTCTCTCCATTCCGATTACTCACATCGGCGCCTTCGCTCTCATCTCTCCTCTTCCCTGGATTTTGCCGCGCCGACTTCGCTCACCTTGGAGCCATATTGTCGGCTTCGTACTCTCAGTGGTCACCTGTGAGCTGGTATCCGCTCTTCTTCCAGTCATTGACGCGTGGTTCTTTTCCCACGAGACAGCCCAATTCAACCTGCGCAAGATCGTGGATCTATACATCTCATTTGTGGGCCCAGCCATGATGATTGTCGGCGGCCTCATTGCAGCCCGAGCACGCTCGGAGGACCTTCGAAGGGCTTCTGAAAGCGAAGCTCAAATTGCCAAGAATCGCCTGCTTCAGGGGCAAGTTCATCCACATGTGTTGTTTAATGCTCTTAACGGCCTTGCAGAACTCATTTACAAGGACCAAAGAGCTGCCGAAAGAGCTGTCCGGCATCTTTCCGACCTCCTCAGACGCATCCTCGTTGCAACGGAGCATGCGCGTTTGCCTCTTGGTGAAGAGCGGAAGATCGTCGCGGATTATCTGGCCTTAGAGTCCATCCGGCTTGGCACTCGACTTAGGGTTGTATGGGAATGGGACGAGAGCCTAGACGCCGTCGAACTCCCCCCCCTCCTCCTCCAGCCTTTGGTCGAGAACGCGATCAAGCACGGCATTGCACCTAGCGTTCCAGGTGGAGATCTGATCCTTAGGGCCCAGTCTCGAGATGGAGCGATTTCCCTTGAAGTGTGGAACTCTGGAATGCCCTACCAAAATCGCGGGGCCGTGAGCGGAATCGGGATTAAAAACCTGCGCGCCCGCTTAGCCCTCAACCTAGGGCAGGGTGCCACGCTTTCCATAGGGCCGTCCGGCCAGGGGACACTCGCCTGCATCCGCATTGAAGCGACTCAAGTAGAATTTATCCATGAGACAGCTGAAAGCCCTAGTCGTTGA
- a CDS encoding response regulator transcription factor yields the protein MRQLKALVVDDEPLARERLSRLLQEAQCCVVGELGDGIALLEWLKESHEVDVIFLDIQMPGLSGMEVLAEVPNAPPVVFVTAYSSYAVRAFELAAVDYLLKPVFEDRLAKCLQHLHDRLIRRLSPSELKMLLPPPVRFPIRVKEGEIYMELDLITHFELQNDRVWACRGFNRYLTRWTALSEVEQAFPDDGMLRIQRHLLLRPRMVRGMRPASVGRVSVLVAPKVELTVSRAMTPRVRECIKAGGP from the coding sequence ATGAGACAGCTGAAAGCCCTAGTCGTTGACGATGAACCTTTGGCAAGGGAGCGCCTCTCTCGCCTGCTCCAGGAAGCTCAATGTTGTGTTGTAGGAGAGCTTGGTGATGGCATCGCCCTGCTCGAATGGTTAAAAGAGTCACATGAAGTGGATGTCATATTCTTGGACATTCAAATGCCTGGCCTGAGCGGGATGGAAGTTTTGGCGGAAGTGCCCAATGCCCCCCCCGTGGTTTTTGTTACGGCCTACTCCTCATACGCTGTTCGCGCCTTCGAACTCGCAGCCGTGGACTACCTATTGAAGCCTGTGTTTGAGGACCGCCTGGCGAAGTGCCTCCAACACCTTCATGATCGGTTGATACGACGACTCAGCCCGTCAGAACTAAAAATGCTCCTTCCGCCGCCTGTTCGATTCCCAATACGGGTGAAGGAGGGGGAGATATACATGGAGTTGGACCTCATAACACATTTTGAGCTTCAGAATGATCGAGTGTGGGCATGTCGGGGCTTCAATCGATATTTGACCCGTTGGACGGCCTTGTCAGAAGTCGAACAGGCATTTCCTGATGATGGGATGTTGCGAATCCAAAGACATCTGCTGCTTCGCCCGCGAATGGTACGCGGAATGCGACCGGCGTCTGTCGGCCGGGTCAGTGTTCTGGTCGCCCCGAAGGTGGAGCTAACCGTCAGTCGCGCCATGACCCCCAGAGTCAGGGAGTGCATCAAGGCCGGAGGTCCGTGA
- a CDS encoding helix-turn-helix domain-containing protein, translated as MVVGGTTVHLNTDQTAALLGLQPCTLADWRWQRREPPWIRVSRGCARYSQEALEAWLERHTIHEFPEAS; from the coding sequence GTGGTCGTTGGGGGCACGACGGTCCACCTCAATACGGATCAAACCGCAGCCCTTCTTGGCCTCCAGCCTTGCACTCTTGCCGACTGGCGATGGCAACGAAGAGAACCGCCCTGGATTCGGGTCTCCCGAGGCTGTGCCCGCTACAGTCAGGAGGCCCTAGAAGCGTGGTTGGAACGGCATACAATCCACGAATTCCCCGAAGCATCCTAG